Part of the Candidatus Babeliales bacterium genome is shown below.
AAGCCAGATCAGGCAAATGTGGGTAAAACAGTCAATGTAAAAACGTCAGACGGTGTAGAGCTTGGGTGTACCTACTTTGATCGTGGCAGTGATACGTTGTTGATTGTTGGTGAAGGATTTACCAATCCGCGTGAGTATATGACGCCATTTGTAGATATGTTTGATTGCGACGTGGTACTCTTCGATTTTCGTGGCCAAGGCATTAAAGAATTTGATCTGTTTGATGTGGGTACGTGGAATATTAATTTGGCGCAAAGTACTTTTGGTATGGATTCTTCGTTGGCAAGTTTGGGCCAAAAAGAAGATATTGATGTGGTAACGGTAGTTAACCATTTTACAGAACAAAAGAAGTATGAAAAAATTTGCGGCCTTGGTATTTGTTATGGTGCCTTTATTTTGTTAAAGACAGCTGCATTGCATCCAGGCCTTTTTGATCGCTTGATTCTTGATGGTTGTTGGCTTTCTCTCCCGTTGGTTATTGAAAAACTTAAGCGTGATCCAAAGATGATTTGTTCACCACAAACGGGTGGTTGGTCAAAAAACTGGCCGTGGACAACCTCGTGGGCAGGTGATTTGTTGCAGTGGTTGACCGAAAATATTTGGTGTTTGCAGTTGAATGATATTTCCATTGAGCCTTATTTAAAACAAGTTAAAGATACATCGCTGCTGTTTATTTACGGCAAAGATGATTTAATGATTGCGCGTGAAGAGTGGGAAACTATTTGGAACGGCTTAGAGCTTGAAAATAAAGCTGCGCTGATTACGTCAAATCCGCACGTACGTAATCATTTCAAACAAAAAGAGCTGTATAAGCTGGTGAGCGACTTGTTTATTAATTTTGAATTTGATGAGTTCAAAGAGCATATGTTGGATGTTGAAAAAACGGCTCATCATCATGCTGAACAAGTTCGTGGTTTTGTTGTAAAAGCCTAAGATTTGTTGACAAACCTAGATCCTGATTTAAGCTGCTTTACCAAGTAAATTGTCGGCTTTGTCTACTAAAAAGGGACATCATGATCAAAAGGGCGTTTGTTAGATTTTTCTTTGTGTTTGTTTGTGCAGCAACTTTTTCAAAAACTTTTGCGGCAGCACCTATTCCTGCTCCTACTCCAGCAACGCTGCCATTTTTTGCAACGTTTAAAGAGCGTGTATCAAATGGGTTGAGCGATCCAAAAAAGTTTATTACGCAAAATTCTGCTCTTTTTGGGTTGCTGCGTTGTGCCGCACATGTTCCTTACATTGTTTGTGTTGATCATGAAGATACCAATGTAGTACGCGCAACAACTGCTGTTGCCAATGTTGCAACTGATGCAAAAATTTTGTCTGAGTTGTTGACCTCGCGTGAAACAACATTGTTGAAAGATTTGGTTTATCCAAACCGTTTGCCAAAAGTAAGCGCCTACTCGCTTGCGCTTTTGTACGAAGCAATTCGCATTGTTGATGCTGAAAACGTTGCGTTTAAAAACAAATATGGCAATGCAAAAAAGAAGCTGCGCATGTTTAAAGTTGCGCAATCGTTGCAAGTGGCAATTGAGGCAAGCTTGCGCATGTTGTCGTACGCAAGTTCAGTGCGTACCCCGCATGATACCAGCTTTGCTTTCTGGTTGTTAGAATTGGCCGATTTTGTTGAAGTCTGGCGCCTTTTGGCTCGTTACAAAACATTTTTTGATATTTCTGGTGTTCAAGCCAACATTAATTTCTTTGCACAAATTTCTGCTGAAGAAGAGGAAGAGTGTCAAGATGAAAGTGCAGAGCAAGAAGATGGTGATGACCAAGATAGTGAACAATCTGATACTACCGACGAAATCGACGTTTACGATCCCTTTGAGGAGCCTGTGGGTATCAGCATTGAAGAACTGTTGAATGATCCTACGTTTGAAAAGTAGCTTGAAATTTCATGCACATCAATCCGGATAACCCGGTCGTTCTCAGAGCTTCGCGTAGCGGGGCGTATCGACGGATCAGTAAAATTCTTATCGCCAACCGTTCCGAAATTGCTGTGCGCATTCAGGCAACCTGCCGTGCTCTTGGCATAGCAACGGTGGCAGTGTACGCCCCAGAAGATGTTTCTTTGCGCTTTGTACGCACAGCCGACCAGGCCTTTGCATTGCCGGGCAGTGGGCGTGCGGCCTACATGGACCAGGAAGCGTTACTAGAAATCGCCCTGCGCTCGGGAGCCGATGCCGTGCACCCTGGTTATGGCTTTTTGGCAGAGAATGCAACGTTTGCTCGCCGCGTTCAAGCGGCAGGGCTTACCTGGGTTGGTCCGCGCCATGACCTCATCGCGTTGATGGGCGACAAAATTGGCGCACGTTGCACGATCGAGCAAGCTGGTGTTCCGGTAGTGCCCGGATTCTTTGCTGACGTTACCAAGCCTTTGGCGTGCCTTGCGGCAAAAGAACACGCGGCGGTCTTGGGCTACCCGCTCATGATTAAAGATCCGTTGGGGGGTGGTGGCAAGGGGATGGTGCGCGTGGCGCATGCAGATGCTTTCCAAAATTCTTGGGACATGGCGGTGCGCCAAGCGGCAAAGCTGACCGGTTCTACAAAGCTTTTAATTGAGCGCTGTCTAGAAAATACCCGCCACCTTGAAGTGCAAGTTGCTGGCGATGGAACGCGGGCGGTTCACTTTTTTGAGCGCGAATGTTCTATTCAGCGTCGGCACCAAAAAATTATTGAAGAGTCTCCCTGTTTGTTTGTGAGTGAAGCAACGCGCGCTCGTTTGCATGAGTTGGGCGTTAAAGCGGCGCAGATGATTGGCTATGACAGTGTGGGTACCGTTGAGTTTTTGGTAACGGCCGACGAGCAGTGTTATTTTTTGGAAATGAATACGCGCTTGCAAGTGGAGCATTCGGTTACCGAGCTTACCACCGGCGTTGATTTGGTAGCGCTGCAAATTGCGTTGGCCCAAGGCCAGCCGCTGCCGTGCCAGCAGGCAGACATTGTGCAGCGTGGCCATGCCATTGAGTGTCGCATTTATGCTGAAGATCCCGAACAAAATTTTTTTCCTTCAACCGGCGTTATTCATTACTTTCAGCCACCAAGTGTGCCGTTTATGCGGCATGATCACGATCTTTTTGAAGGCGTTGAAATAACGTCGTGCTTTGACCCGATGATCGCAAAAGTTACCACGTATGGCGCTTCGCGCACGCATGCAACGCAATTTATGGCCGAAGCGCTGCGGCAGTATGGCATTGAAGGTATTACCACCAATCGTGCTTTTTTGCGCAGCATTTTAGATTCAGAAATTTTTGAGATTGGTGCCTTTGATACCGCAACGCAGTTTATGGTGGCGCAGTTAGAAACGGTTTGCCAGCAGGCAGCGCGTGAAGCTGCTGTGATTATTGCTGCTGTTATGCAACAAGTTTTTGCTGAGCAACCAGCGGTGCCTCAAAAACAAGTAGGTAGTGGCTGGTGCAGCGATAGCTGGAAAGGGCAGCAGTGGCGATAACAACCTGGTCTGTTAGGCAGCATGTGTACATGATTGATCTAAAAAAAGTTGGCCAGCATGCGTTTGAAGGTACATTGGCGTGCGACGGTGTGCTGCGTAATGTTGCAGTAAAAATCATAAACTATGATCAGCACAAAAAACTGCTGACCTGCATGCTTGACGGTCAGTTTTTTTCGGCGTTTGTTGCCGCAAGCTCGGGGAACTATAACGTTTTTGTTGAGCAGGCACTGCAATCATTTTTGGTGTCTGTAGTTCAAGCTGGCCAAAAGCAGGCAGTTGAACATAAAAAAACTTTTACCCCGCATCTTACCAGTCCGTTGGCTGGGCGTGTGATAAAAATATTGGTGGAGCACGGGAATGTGGTGCAGGCGCGCCAGCCGCTGGTGATTATTGAATCTATGAAAATGGAAAATGAAATTTGCGCGCCACATGCTGCCATAGTTTCTTCGCTGACCGTTGCTGAAGGGCATGTGGTCAGTTCCAATCAACAGCTCATGACCTTTGATGCAATTTAGAATCAAGGCAAAACGAGCATCTTGCATAAAACTCTTTTCATGAAGTGACGCATTATGCTACACATGAAGCAATGATCTTTTTACAATAAAAAAAGAAGGGGGACGCTATGCAACATCAAAAAATGAGCATGAAAAAGAGACAATTCCGCATCGGGGATCTTGCTCGGGAGCTGAGCGTAAAAAAATATGTTATTCGTTTCTGGGAAAAAGAGTTTGAACTCAAGTCTGACCGCTCTGACGGTGGGCAACGTTTTTATACCGAAGAAGATTTAGATCTTTTTCTTCAAATCAAAAATCTGCTGTATCTTGAAGGCTTTACCATTGCTGGGGCCAAAAAACAGCTCATGTCTGAAACTAGGGTGGCTGTGCCTGCTGCACCGCGCGAAGTGGTTTCTGTGCAGTTACAAGCCGATGAAGTTATGGCCGCGCATCGTGAAGAA
Proteins encoded:
- a CDS encoding MerR family transcriptional regulator — translated: MQHQKMSMKKRQFRIGDLARELSVKKYVIRFWEKEFELKSDRSDGGQRFYTEEDLDLFLQIKNLLYLEGFTIAGAKKQLMSETRVAVPAAPREVVSVQLQADEVMAAHREEESVEEKTILAATVELEPCTEERAAFLTALQAFKEELLAFKDALER
- a CDS encoding acetyl-CoA carboxylase biotin carboxyl carrier protein subunit, with the translated sequence MAITTWSVRQHVYMIDLKKVGQHAFEGTLACDGVLRNVAVKIINYDQHKKLLTCMLDGQFFSAFVAASSGNYNVFVEQALQSFLVSVVQAGQKQAVEHKKTFTPHLTSPLAGRVIKILVEHGNVVQARQPLVIIESMKMENEICAPHAAIVSSLTVAEGHVVSSNQQLMTFDAI
- a CDS encoding ATP-grasp domain-containing protein, which encodes MHINPDNPVVLRASRSGAYRRISKILIANRSEIAVRIQATCRALGIATVAVYAPEDVSLRFVRTADQAFALPGSGRAAYMDQEALLEIALRSGADAVHPGYGFLAENATFARRVQAAGLTWVGPRHDLIALMGDKIGARCTIEQAGVPVVPGFFADVTKPLACLAAKEHAAVLGYPLMIKDPLGGGGKGMVRVAHADAFQNSWDMAVRQAAKLTGSTKLLIERCLENTRHLEVQVAGDGTRAVHFFERECSIQRRHQKIIEESPCLFVSEATRARLHELGVKAAQMIGYDSVGTVEFLVTADEQCYFLEMNTRLQVEHSVTELTTGVDLVALQIALAQGQPLPCQQADIVQRGHAIECRIYAEDPEQNFFPSTGVIHYFQPPSVPFMRHDHDLFEGVEITSCFDPMIAKVTTYGASRTHATQFMAEALRQYGIEGITTNRAFLRSILDSEIFEIGAFDTATQFMVAQLETVCQQAAREAAVIIAAVMQQVFAEQPAVPQKQVGSGWCSDSWKGQQWR